A genomic segment from Drosophila miranda strain MSH22 chromosome 3, D.miranda_PacBio2.1, whole genome shotgun sequence encodes:
- the LOC108159832 gene encoding glycine-rich cell wall structural protein 1 isoform X10, whose amino-acid sequence MALKWALLITMLTLARSAKLDNKYLPPPASAASAGGSPGAGLQGPGGGFGGGGGGGGRPGGGNNGLGGINNGLGGFSGAGGASRPIGPAPAQRPSAPAASPPAGPPIPILSFVNENDGDGNYRFSYETGNGIKAQEEGTVKNKGSDSEIPSVMGSYSYTNPEGELVEISYTADENGFVPSGAALPTPPPVPEAIAKALAAQGISVLPGGGFSGGAGGQGGAGGPGGYGGAGGQGGGGGSGYGGGAGRGGAPGVGGQGGFGGGPGAPGGGGGQGGGGGAGYGGGAGRGGAPGAGGQGGFGGGPGAPGGGGGQGGGGGAGYGSGAGRGGAPGAGGQGGFGGGPGAPGGGGGQGGGGGAGYGGGAGRGGAPGAGGQGGFGGGAGAPGGGGGQGGGGGAGYSGGAGRGGAPGAGGQGGFGGGPGAPGGGGGPGAPGGGGGQGGGGGAGYGGGAGRGGAPGAGGQGGFGGGAGAPGGGGGQGGGGGAGYGGGAGRGGAPGAGGQGGFGGGPGAPGGGGGQGGGGGAGYGGGAGRGGAPGAGGQGGFGGGPGAPGGGGGQGGGGGAGYGGGAGRGGAPGAGGQGGFGGGPGAPGGGGGQGGGGGAGRGGAPGAGSQYIPPPPGLPGGGRGSGDFNPQTGYSY is encoded by the exons ATGGCTCTGAAATGG GCTCTTCTGATCACGATGCTGACGCTGGCGCGGAGTGCAAAGTTGGACAACAAATACCTGCCGCCGCCGGCGAGTGCGGCTAGTGCGGGCGGCAGTCCGGGAGCAGGTCTCCAGGGACCAGGAGGTGGCtttggcggtggcggtggcggtggcggaaggCCAGGAGGTGGCAATAACGGATTGGGTGGAATCAACAATGGCCTGGGCGGATTTTCAGGCGCTGGCGGTGCAAGTCGACCCATTGGACCGGCCCCCGCTCAACGTCCCAGTGCTCCAGCGGCTTCTCCTCCAGCTGGTCCGCCCATCCCAATATTGTCGTTCGTGAACGAAAACGATGGCGACGGCAACTACCGTTTCAGTTACGAGACGGGCAACGGCATCAAGGCCCAGGAGGAGGGCACCGTGAAGAACAAGGGCTCCGACAGTGAGATCCCTTCCGTTATGGGCTCCTACTCGTACACCAATCCCGAGGGCGAGCTGGTCGAGATCTCGTACACGGCCGATGAGAACGGATTCGTTCCCTCCGGAGCAGCACTACCAACACCACCGCCCGTTCCGGAGGCCATTGCCAAAGCATTAGCCGCCCAGGGTATTTCTGTACTTCCGGGTGGTGGCTTCAGTGGAGGAGCCGGTGGCCAGG GAGGCGCCGGTGGCCCAGGAGGATATGGAGGCGCCGGTGGGCAGG GAGGTGGCGGCGGATCAGGATATGGCGGTGGAGCAGGTCGAGGGGGTGCTCCAGGAGTCGGCGGCCAAGGAGGATTTGGAGGTGGGCCTGGTGCTCCAGGAGGCGGCGGTGGTCAAG GAGGCGGCGGAGGTGCAGGATATGGTGGTGGAGCAGGTCGAGGGGGTGCTCCAGGAGCCGGCGGCCAAGGAGGATTTGGAGGTGGGCCTGGTGCTCCAGGAGGCGGCGGTGGGCAAG GAGGCGGCGGAGGAGCAGGATATGGCAGTGGAGCAGGTCGAGGAGGTGCTCCAGGAGCCGGCGGCCAAGGAGGATTTGGTGGTGGGCCTGGTGCTCCAGGAGGCGGTGGTGGGCAAG GAGGCGGCGGAGGTGCAGGATATGGCGGTGGAGCAGGTCGAGGAGGTGCTCCAGGAGCCGGCGGCCAAGGAGGATTTGGAGGTGGAGCAGGAGCTCCAGGAGGCGGCGGTGGGCAAG GAGGCGGCGGTGGAGCAGGATATAGCGGTGGAGCAGGTCGAGGGGGTGCTCCAGGAGCCGGCGGCCAAGGAGGATTTGGTGGTGGGCCTGGTGCTCCAGGAGGCGGCGGTGGGCCTGGTGCTCCAGGAGGCGGCGGTGGGCAAG GAGGCGGTGGAGGAGCAGGATATGGCGGTGGAGCAGGTCGAGGAGGTGCTCCAGGAGCCGGCGGCCAAGGAGGATTTGGAGGTGGAGCAGGAGCTCCAGGAGGCGGCGGTGGGCAAG GAGGCGGCGGGGGAGCAGGATATGGCGGTGGAGCAGGTCGAGGGGGTGCTCCAGGAGCCGGCGGCCAAGGAGGATTTGGTGGTGGGCCTGGTGCTCCAGGAGGCGGCGGTGGGCAAG GAGGCGGCGGAGGAGCAGGATATGGCGGTGGAGCAGGTCGAGGAGGTGCTCCAGGAGCCGGCGGCCAAGGAGGATTTGGTGGTGGGCCTGGTGCTCCAGGAGGCGGCGGTGGGCAAG GAGGCGGCGGAGGAGCAGGATATGGCGGAGGAGCAGGACGAGGGGGTGCTCCAGGTGCCGGCGGCCAAGGAGGATTTGGTGGTGGGCCTGGTGCTCCAGGAGGCGGCGGTGGGCAAG GAGGCGGCGGGGGAGCCGGACGCGGTGGTGCTCCAGGAGCGGGCTCTCAGTACATCCCCCCACCACCTGGACTCCCAGGAGGTGGACGGGGCAGCGGCGACTTCAATCCCCAGACTGGCTATAGCTATTGA
- the LOC108159832 gene encoding glycine-rich cell wall structural protein 1 isoform X9, with protein sequence MALKWALLITMLTLARSAKLDNKYLPPPASAASAGGSPGAGLQGPGGGFGGGGGGGGRPGGGNNGLGGINNGLGGFSGAGGASRPIGPAPAQRPSAPAASPPAGPPIPILSFVNENDGDGNYRFSYETGNGIKAQEEGTVKNKGSDSEIPSVMGSYSYTNPEGELVEISYTADENGFVPSGAALPTPPPVPEAIAKALAAQGISVLPGGGFSGGAGGQGGAGGPGGYGGAGGQGGGGGSGYGGGAGRGGAPGVGGQGGFGGGPGAPGGGGGQGGGGGAGYGGGAGRGGAPGAGGQGGFGGGPGAPGGGGGQGGGGGAGYGSGAGRGGAPGAGGQGGFGGGPGAPGGGGGQGGGGGAGYGGGAGRGGAPGAGGQGGFGGGAGAPGGGGGQGGGGGAGYSGGAGRGGAPGAGGQGGFGGGPGAPGGGGGPGAPGGGGGQGGGGGAGYGGGAGRGGAPGAGGQGGFGGGAGAPGGGGGQGGGGGAGYGGGAGRGGAPGAGGQGGFGGGPGAPGGGGGQGGGGGAGYGGGAGRGGAPGAGGQGGFGGGPGAPGGGGGQGGGGGAGYGGGAGRGGAPGAGGQGGFGGGPGAPGGGGGQGGGGGAGRGGAPGAGSQYIPPPPGLPGGGRGSGDFNPQTGYSY encoded by the exons ATGGCTCTGAAATGG GCTCTTCTGATCACGATGCTGACGCTGGCGCGGAGTGCAAAGTTGGACAACAAATACCTGCCGCCGCCGGCGAGTGCGGCTAGTGCGGGCGGCAGTCCGGGAGCAGGTCTCCAGGGACCAGGAGGTGGCtttggcggtggcggtggcggtggcggaaggCCAGGAGGTGGCAATAACGGATTGGGTGGAATCAACAATGGCCTGGGCGGATTTTCAGGCGCTGGCGGTGCAAGTCGACCCATTGGACCGGCCCCCGCTCAACGTCCCAGTGCTCCAGCGGCTTCTCCTCCAGCTGGTCCGCCCATCCCAATATTGTCGTTCGTGAACGAAAACGATGGCGACGGCAACTACCGTTTCAGTTACGAGACGGGCAACGGCATCAAGGCCCAGGAGGAGGGCACCGTGAAGAACAAGGGCTCCGACAGTGAGATCCCTTCCGTTATGGGCTCCTACTCGTACACCAATCCCGAGGGCGAGCTGGTCGAGATCTCGTACACGGCCGATGAGAACGGATTCGTTCCCTCCGGAGCAGCACTACCAACACCACCGCCCGTTCCGGAGGCCATTGCCAAAGCATTAGCCGCCCAGGGTATTTCTGTACTTCCGGGTGGTGGCTTCAGTGGAGGAGCCGGTGGCCAGG GAGGCGCCGGTGGCCCAGGAGGATATGGAGGCGCCGGTGGGCAGG GAGGTGGCGGCGGATCAGGATATGGCGGTGGAGCAGGTCGAGGGGGTGCTCCAGGAGTCGGCGGCCAAGGAGGATTTGGAGGTGGGCCTGGTGCTCCAGGAGGCGGCGGTGGTCAAG GAGGCGGCGGAGGTGCAGGATATGGTGGTGGAGCAGGTCGAGGGGGTGCTCCAGGAGCCGGCGGCCAAGGAGGATTTGGAGGTGGGCCTGGTGCTCCAGGAGGCGGCGGTGGGCAAG GAGGCGGCGGAGGAGCAGGATATGGCAGTGGAGCAGGTCGAGGAGGTGCTCCAGGAGCCGGCGGCCAAGGAGGATTTGGTGGTGGGCCTGGTGCTCCAGGAGGCGGTGGTGGGCAAG GAGGCGGCGGAGGTGCAGGATATGGCGGTGGAGCAGGTCGAGGAGGTGCTCCAGGAGCCGGCGGCCAAGGAGGATTTGGAGGTGGAGCAGGAGCTCCAGGAGGCGGCGGTGGGCAAG GAGGCGGCGGTGGAGCAGGATATAGCGGTGGAGCAGGTCGAGGGGGTGCTCCAGGAGCCGGCGGCCAAGGAGGATTTGGTGGTGGGCCTGGTGCTCCAGGAGGCGGCGGTGGGCCTGGTGCTCCAGGAGGCGGCGGTGGGCAAG GAGGCGGTGGAGGAGCAGGATATGGCGGTGGAGCAGGTCGAGGAGGTGCTCCAGGAGCCGGCGGCCAAGGAGGATTTGGAGGTGGAGCAGGAGCTCCAGGAGGCGGCGGTGGGCAAG GAGGCGGCGGGGGAGCAGGATATGGCGGTGGAGCAGGTCGAGGGGGTGCTCCAGGAGCCGGCGGCCAAGGAGGATTTGGTGGTGGGCCTGGTGCTCCAGGAGGCGGCGGTGGGCAAG GAGGCGGTGGAGGAGCAGGATATGGCGGTGGAGCAGGTCGAGGAGGTGCTCCTGGAGCCGGCGGTCAAGGAGGATTTGGTGGTGGGCCTGGTGCTCCAGGAGGCGGCGGTGGGCAAG GAGGCGGCGGAGGAGCAGGATATGGCGGAGGAGCAGGACGAGGGGGTGCTCCAGGTGCCGGCGGCCAAGGAGGATTTGGTGGTGGGCCTGGTGCTCCAGGAGGCGGCGGTGGGCAAG GAGGCGGCGGGGGAGCCGGACGCGGTGGTGCTCCAGGAGCGGGCTCTCAGTACATCCCCCCACCACCTGGACTCCCAGGAGGTGGACGGGGCAGCGGCGACTTCAATCCCCAGACTGGCTATAGCTATTGA
- the LOC108159832 gene encoding glycine-rich cell wall structural protein isoform X12 has translation MALKWALLITMLTLARSAKLDNKYLPPPASAASAGGSPGAGLQGPGGGFGGGGGGGGRPGGGNNGLGGINNGLGGFSGAGGASRPIGPAPAQRPSAPAASPPAGPPIPILSFVNENDGDGNYRFSYETGNGIKAQEEGTVKNKGSDSEIPSVMGSYSYTNPEGELVEISYTADENGFVPSGAALPTPPPVPEAIAKALAAQGISVLPGGGFSGGAGGQGGAGGPGGYGGAGGQGGGGGSGYGGGAGRGGAPGVGGQGGFGGGPGAPGGGGGQGGGGGAGYGGGAGRGGAPGAGGQGGFGGGPGAPGGGGGQGGGGGAGYSGGAGRGGAPGAGGQGGFGGGPGAPGGGGGPGAPGGGGGQGGGGGAGYGGGAGRGGAPGAGGQGGFGGGAGAPGGGGGQGGGGGAGYGGGAGRGGAPGAGGQGGFGGGPGAPGGGGGQGGGGGAGYGGGAGRGGAPGAGGQGGFGGGPGAPGGGGGQGGGGGAGYGGGAGRGGAPGAGGQGGFGGGPGAPGGGGGQGGGGGAGYGGGAGRGGAPGAGGQGGFGGGPGAPGGGGGQGGGGGAGRGGAPGAGSQYIPPPPGLPGGGRGSGDFNPQTGYSY, from the exons ATGGCTCTGAAATGG GCTCTTCTGATCACGATGCTGACGCTGGCGCGGAGTGCAAAGTTGGACAACAAATACCTGCCGCCGCCGGCGAGTGCGGCTAGTGCGGGCGGCAGTCCGGGAGCAGGTCTCCAGGGACCAGGAGGTGGCtttggcggtggcggtggcggtggcggaaggCCAGGAGGTGGCAATAACGGATTGGGTGGAATCAACAATGGCCTGGGCGGATTTTCAGGCGCTGGCGGTGCAAGTCGACCCATTGGACCGGCCCCCGCTCAACGTCCCAGTGCTCCAGCGGCTTCTCCTCCAGCTGGTCCGCCCATCCCAATATTGTCGTTCGTGAACGAAAACGATGGCGACGGCAACTACCGTTTCAGTTACGAGACGGGCAACGGCATCAAGGCCCAGGAGGAGGGCACCGTGAAGAACAAGGGCTCCGACAGTGAGATCCCTTCCGTTATGGGCTCCTACTCGTACACCAATCCCGAGGGCGAGCTGGTCGAGATCTCGTACACGGCCGATGAGAACGGATTCGTTCCCTCCGGAGCAGCACTACCAACACCACCGCCCGTTCCGGAGGCCATTGCCAAAGCATTAGCCGCCCAGGGTATTTCTGTACTTCCGGGTGGTGGCTTCAGTGGAGGAGCCGGTGGCCAGG GAGGCGCCGGTGGCCCAGGAGGATATGGAGGCGCCGGTGGGCAGG GAGGTGGCGGCGGATCAGGATATGGCGGTGGAGCAGGTCGAGGGGGTGCTCCAGGAGTCGGCGGCCAAGGAGGATTTGGAGGTGGGCCTGGTGCTCCAGGAGGCGGCGGTGGTCAAG GAGGCGGCGGAGGTGCAGGATATGGTGGTGGAGCAGGTCGAGGGGGTGCTCCAGGAGCCGGCGGCCAAGGAGGATTTGGAGGTGGGCCTGGTGCTCCAGGAGGCGGCGGTGGGCAAG GAGGCGGCGGTGGAGCAGGATATAGCGGTGGAGCAGGTCGAGGGGGTGCTCCAGGAGCCGGCGGCCAAGGAGGATTTGGTGGTGGGCCTGGTGCTCCAGGAGGCGGCGGTGGGCCTGGTGCTCCAGGAGGCGGCGGTGGGCAAG GAGGCGGTGGAGGAGCAGGATATGGCGGTGGAGCAGGTCGAGGAGGTGCTCCAGGAGCCGGCGGCCAAGGAGGATTTGGAGGTGGAGCAGGAGCTCCAGGAGGCGGCGGTGGGCAAG GAGGCGGCGGGGGAGCAGGATATGGCGGTGGAGCAGGTCGAGGGGGTGCTCCAGGAGCCGGCGGCCAAGGAGGATTTGGTGGTGGGCCTGGTGCTCCAGGAGGCGGCGGTGGGCAAG GAGGCGGTGGAGGAGCAGGATATGGCGGTGGAGCAGGTCGAGGAGGTGCTCCTGGAGCCGGCGGTCAAGGAGGATTTGGTGGTGGGCCTGGTGCTCCAGGAGGCGGCGGTGGGCAAG GAGGCGGCGGAGGAGCAGGATATGGCGGTGGAGCAGGTCGAGGAGGTGCTCCAGGAGCCGGCGGCCAAGGAGGATTTGGTGGTGGGCCTGGTGCTCCAGGAGGCGGCGGTGGGCAAG GAGGCGGCGGAGGAGCAGGATATGGCGGAGGAGCAGGACGAGGGGGTGCTCCAGGTGCCGGCGGCCAAGGAGGATTTGGTGGTGGGCCTGGTGCTCCAGGAGGCGGCGGTGGGCAAG GAGGCGGCGGGGGAGCCGGACGCGGTGGTGCTCCAGGAGCGGGCTCTCAGTACATCCCCCCACCACCTGGACTCCCAGGAGGTGGACGGGGCAGCGGCGACTTCAATCCCCAGACTGGCTATAGCTATTGA
- the LOC108159832 gene encoding glycine-rich cell wall structural protein 1 isoform X3 has product MALKWALLITMLTLARSAKLDNKYLPPPASAASAGGSPGAGLQGPGGGFGGGGGGGGRPGGGNNGLGGINNGLGGFSGAGGASRPIGPAPAQRPSAPAASPPAGPPIPILSFVNENDGDGNYRFSYETGNGIKAQEEGTVKNKGSDSEIPSVMGSYSYTNPEGELVEISYTADENGFVPSGAALPTPPPVPEAIAKALAAQGISVLPGGGFSGGAGGQGGAGGPGGYGGAGGQGGGGGSGYGGGAGRGGAPGVGGQGGFGGGPGAPGGGGGQGGGGGAGYGGGAGRGGAPGAGGQGGFGGGPGAPGGGGGQGGGGGAGYGSGAGRGGAPGAGGQGGFGGGPGAPGGGGGQGGGGGAGYGGGAGRGGAPGAGGQGGFGGGAGAPGGGGGQGGGGGAGYSGGAGRGGAPGAGGQGGFGGGPGAPGGGGGPGAPGGGGGQGGGGGAGYGGGAGRGGAPGAGGQGGFGGGAGAPGGGGGQGGGGGAGYGGGAGRGGAPGAGGQGGFGGGPGAPGGGGGPGAPGGGGGQGGGGGAGYGGGAGRGGAPGAGGQGGFGGGPGAPGGGGGQGGGGGAGYGGGAGRGGAPGAGGQGGFGGGPGAPGGGGGQGGGGGAGRGGAPGAGSQYIPPPPGLPGGGRGSGDFNPQTGYSY; this is encoded by the exons ATGGCTCTGAAATGG GCTCTTCTGATCACGATGCTGACGCTGGCGCGGAGTGCAAAGTTGGACAACAAATACCTGCCGCCGCCGGCGAGTGCGGCTAGTGCGGGCGGCAGTCCGGGAGCAGGTCTCCAGGGACCAGGAGGTGGCtttggcggtggcggtggcggtggcggaaggCCAGGAGGTGGCAATAACGGATTGGGTGGAATCAACAATGGCCTGGGCGGATTTTCAGGCGCTGGCGGTGCAAGTCGACCCATTGGACCGGCCCCCGCTCAACGTCCCAGTGCTCCAGCGGCTTCTCCTCCAGCTGGTCCGCCCATCCCAATATTGTCGTTCGTGAACGAAAACGATGGCGACGGCAACTACCGTTTCAGTTACGAGACGGGCAACGGCATCAAGGCCCAGGAGGAGGGCACCGTGAAGAACAAGGGCTCCGACAGTGAGATCCCTTCCGTTATGGGCTCCTACTCGTACACCAATCCCGAGGGCGAGCTGGTCGAGATCTCGTACACGGCCGATGAGAACGGATTCGTTCCCTCCGGAGCAGCACTACCAACACCACCGCCCGTTCCGGAGGCCATTGCCAAAGCATTAGCCGCCCAGGGTATTTCTGTACTTCCGGGTGGTGGCTTCAGTGGAGGAGCCGGTGGCCAGG GAGGCGCCGGTGGCCCAGGAGGATATGGAGGCGCCGGTGGGCAGG GAGGTGGCGGCGGATCAGGATATGGCGGTGGAGCAGGTCGAGGGGGTGCTCCAGGAGTCGGCGGCCAAGGAGGATTTGGAGGTGGGCCTGGTGCTCCAGGAGGCGGCGGTGGTCAAG GAGGCGGCGGAGGTGCAGGATATGGTGGTGGAGCAGGTCGAGGGGGTGCTCCAGGAGCCGGCGGCCAAGGAGGATTTGGAGGTGGGCCTGGTGCTCCAGGAGGCGGCGGTGGGCAAG GAGGCGGCGGAGGAGCAGGATATGGCAGTGGAGCAGGTCGAGGAGGTGCTCCAGGAGCCGGCGGCCAAGGAGGATTTGGTGGTGGGCCTGGTGCTCCAGGAGGCGGTGGTGGGCAAG GAGGCGGCGGAGGTGCAGGATATGGCGGTGGAGCAGGTCGAGGAGGTGCTCCAGGAGCCGGCGGCCAAGGAGGATTTGGAGGTGGAGCAGGAGCTCCAGGAGGCGGCGGTGGGCAAG GAGGCGGCGGTGGAGCAGGATATAGCGGTGGAGCAGGTCGAGGGGGTGCTCCAGGAGCCGGCGGCCAAGGAGGATTTGGTGGTGGGCCTGGTGCTCCAGGAGGCGGCGGTGGGCCTGGTGCTCCAGGAGGCGGCGGTGGGCAAG GAGGCGGTGGAGGAGCAGGATATGGCGGTGGAGCAGGTCGAGGAGGTGCTCCAGGAGCCGGCGGCCAAGGAGGATTTGGAGGTGGAGCAGGAGCTCCAGGAGGCGGCGGTGGGCAAG GAGGCGGCGGGGGAGCAGGATATGGCGGTGGAGCAGGTCGAGGGGGTGCTCCAGGAGCCGGCGGCCAAGGAGGATTTGGTGGTGGGCCTGGTGCTCCAGGAGGCGGCG GTGGGCCTGGTGCTCCAGGAGGCGGCGGTGGGCAAG GAGGCGGCGGAGGAGCAGGATATGGCGGTGGAGCAGGTCGAGGAGGTGCTCCAGGAGCCGGCGGCCAAGGAGGATTTGGTGGTGGGCCTGGTGCTCCAGGAGGCGGCGGTGGGCAAG GAGGCGGCGGAGGAGCAGGATATGGCGGAGGAGCAGGACGAGGGGGTGCTCCAGGTGCCGGCGGCCAAGGAGGATTTGGTGGTGGGCCTGGTGCTCCAGGAGGCGGCGGTGGGCAAG GAGGCGGCGGGGGAGCCGGACGCGGTGGTGCTCCAGGAGCGGGCTCTCAGTACATCCCCCCACCACCTGGACTCCCAGGAGGTGGACGGGGCAGCGGCGACTTCAATCCCCAGACTGGCTATAGCTATTGA
- the LOC108159832 gene encoding glycine-rich cell wall structural protein isoform X15 produces MALKWALLITMLTLARSAKLDNKYLPPPASAASAGGSPGAGLQGPGGGFGGGGGGGGRPGGGNNGLGGINNGLGGFSGAGGASRPIGPAPAQRPSAPAASPPAGPPIPILSFVNENDGDGNYRFSYETGNGIKAQEEGTVKNKGSDSEIPSVMGSYSYTNPEGELVEISYTADENGFVPSGAALPTPPPVPEAIAKALAAQGISVLPGGGFSGGAGGQGGAGGPGGYGGAGGQGGGGGSGYGGGAGRGGAPGVGGQGGFGGGPGAPGGGGGQGGGGGAGYGGGAGRGGAPGAGGQGGFGGGPGAPGGGGGQGGGGGAGYGGGAGRGGAPGAGGQGGFGGGAGAPGGGGGQGGGGGAGYGGGAGRGGAPGAGGQGGFGGGPGAPGGGGGQGGGGGAGYGGGAGRGGAPGAGGQGGFGGGPGAPGGGGGQGGGGGAGYGGGAGRGGAPGAGGQGGFGGGPGAPGGGGGQGGGGGAGYGGGAGRGGAPGAGGQGGFGGGPGAPGGGGGQGGGGGAGRGGAPGAGSQYIPPPPGLPGGGRGSGDFNPQTGYSY; encoded by the exons ATGGCTCTGAAATGG GCTCTTCTGATCACGATGCTGACGCTGGCGCGGAGTGCAAAGTTGGACAACAAATACCTGCCGCCGCCGGCGAGTGCGGCTAGTGCGGGCGGCAGTCCGGGAGCAGGTCTCCAGGGACCAGGAGGTGGCtttggcggtggcggtggcggtggcggaaggCCAGGAGGTGGCAATAACGGATTGGGTGGAATCAACAATGGCCTGGGCGGATTTTCAGGCGCTGGCGGTGCAAGTCGACCCATTGGACCGGCCCCCGCTCAACGTCCCAGTGCTCCAGCGGCTTCTCCTCCAGCTGGTCCGCCCATCCCAATATTGTCGTTCGTGAACGAAAACGATGGCGACGGCAACTACCGTTTCAGTTACGAGACGGGCAACGGCATCAAGGCCCAGGAGGAGGGCACCGTGAAGAACAAGGGCTCCGACAGTGAGATCCCTTCCGTTATGGGCTCCTACTCGTACACCAATCCCGAGGGCGAGCTGGTCGAGATCTCGTACACGGCCGATGAGAACGGATTCGTTCCCTCCGGAGCAGCACTACCAACACCACCGCCCGTTCCGGAGGCCATTGCCAAAGCATTAGCCGCCCAGGGTATTTCTGTACTTCCGGGTGGTGGCTTCAGTGGAGGAGCCGGTGGCCAGG GAGGCGCCGGTGGCCCAGGAGGATATGGAGGCGCCGGTGGGCAGG GAGGTGGCGGCGGATCAGGATATGGCGGTGGAGCAGGTCGAGGGGGTGCTCCAGGAGTCGGCGGCCAAGGAGGATTTGGAGGTGGGCCTGGTGCTCCAGGAGGCGGCGGTGGTCAAG GAGGCGGCGGAGGTGCAGGATATGGTGGTGGAGCAGGTCGAGGGGGTGCTCCAGGAGCCGGCGGCCAAGGAGGATTTGGAGGTGGGCCTGGTGCTCCAGGAGGCGGCGGTGGGCAAG GAGGCGGTGGAGGAGCAGGATATGGCGGTGGAGCAGGTCGAGGAGGTGCTCCAGGAGCCGGCGGCCAAGGAGGATTTGGAGGTGGAGCAGGAGCTCCAGGAGGCGGCGGTGGGCAAG GAGGCGGCGGGGGAGCAGGATATGGCGGTGGAGCAGGTCGAGGGGGTGCTCCAGGAGCCGGCGGCCAAGGAGGATTTGGTGGTGGGCCTGGTGCTCCAGGAGGCGGCGGTGGGCAAG GAGGCGGTGGAGGAGCAGGATATGGCGGTGGAGCAGGTCGAGGAGGTGCTCCTGGAGCCGGCGGTCAAGGAGGATTTGGTGGTGGGCCTGGTGCTCCAGGAGGCGGCGGTGGGCAAG GAGGCGGCGGAGGAGCAGGATATGGCGGTGGAGCAGGTCGAGGAGGTGCTCCAGGAGCCGGCGGCCAAGGAGGATTTGGTGGTGGGCCTGGTGCTCCAGGAGGCGGCGGTGGGCAAG GAGGCGGCGGAGGAGCAGGATATGGCGGAGGAGCAGGACGAGGGGGTGCTCCAGGTGCCGGCGGCCAAGGAGGATTTGGTGGTGGGCCTGGTGCTCCAGGAGGCGGCGGTGGGCAAG GAGGCGGCGGGGGAGCCGGACGCGGTGGTGCTCCAGGAGCGGGCTCTCAGTACATCCCCCCACCACCTGGACTCCCAGGAGGTGGACGGGGCAGCGGCGACTTCAATCCCCAGACTGGCTATAGCTATTGA